CTCCACTGGTTCTGATCATTTTGGACGGCTGGGGATATAGGGAAGAAACCGAGGGCAATGCGATCATCGCAGCAAATACTCCCGTCATGGATAGCCTATGGAGTACCTACCCCAAAACCCTCCTACAAGCCTCAGGGAAAGATGTTGGCTTACCAAAAGGTCAAATGGGCAACTCTGAAGTTGGGCATTTAAACATTGGTGCAGGTCGAGTTGTTCCTCAAGAATTAGTTAGGATTTCTGATGCTGTCGATGATGGCTCGTTGTTGACAAATTCTGTGCTAGTCCAAGTTTGTGAAAAGGTCAGAGCCAACCATAGCAAATTGCATCTTATAGGGCTTTGCTCCGATGGCGGCGTGCATTCACATATTGATCATCTATTGGGATTACTAGATTTAGCCAAATCCCAACAAATTGATGATGTCTGCATTCATGTGATTACTGATGGACGCGACACTTTGCCCCATTCAGGGATCAACTTTATTAAGCTTTTACAGGCACATATTAAAAAGATTGGTGTCGGACGCATTGTCACAGTTAGCGGGCGTTATTTTGTCATGGATCGCGACAAGCGTTGGGATCGCGTTCAAAAAGCCTATGAAGTCATGACAAATGATCAAATCACCACTGAGCTAACTGAACCAACGGATTTGTTGGAAGCTGCCTACAAAGAAAAAGTTACCGACGAATTTTTACCGCCAACTCGAGTTGCCCATGGCGCGATCGCCTCAGGTGATGGTGTAATTTGCTTTAATTTCCGTCCCGATCGTTCCCGCGAGATCACTCAAGCTCTTGTTGCTAATAACTTTACAGGTTTTGAACGCGATTATATTGAGGATCTCACCTATACCACATTTACACAGTACGATAGCGCTTTGCCTGTCCCTGTTGCTTTTTTACCCCAAAACTTGACTAATTTGCTGGGGCCAGTAGTTGCTAAGCATGGACTGAAGCAATTTCGCCTAGCCGAGACTGAGAAATATGCCCATGTCACCTATTTCTTTGATGGTGGTCTGGAAGAAGCTAGTGAAGGTGATGATCGTGTGCTGGTAAATAGTCCAAGGGTATCTACCTACGATCAAGAACCTGCCATGTCTGCTAGTGAGGTGACACGCATCGCATCTGAAGCGATCGCTAAACGCATTTACTCGCTAATCGTGATTAACTACGCTAACCCTGACATGGTGGGGCATACTGGCAACTTTGAAGCTACGGTCAAGGCTCTTGAACATGTAGATAAATGTTTGGGCAAATTATTATCTAGTATCTCCAATGCAGGCGGTACGGCTTTAATCACCGCAGATCATGGCAATGCTGAATATATGTGCGATGAGCATGGCAATCCTTGGACTGCCCACTCCAGCAATCCTGTACCATTTATTTTGATAGAGGGTGAAGGATGCAAGATCTATGGTCACGGTGCTGATGTCAAGCTCAAGCCTTCAGGTGGTCGTCTAGCGGACATTGCGCCTACAATTTTAGAAATCCTGAAAGTCCCGCAACCAGAAGAAATGACAGGCATTTCTTTGCTGGAAACAGCAATTTATGAGCTACAGAGCGTCAAAACTCCAGTCAAAATTGGTAAATAGATCAATGGTCTGAATCGCGGATTAGACGAATTTATTAATGACAAGGATTAAAAAAAAGGAAAGATGGCGCAAGCGCCATCTTTCCTTTTTAGATTGCAGAATATAGATAGCGTTAGAGAAAACTTATCGCCATCTATATTCTGAAGGTTAAATTAAATGCCAAAACTGACCAGACGCAAGTTCATTGCGATTAGTAGTCTAACGGCTGGCTTTGCGATCGCCGTACAGCCAATTTCTGCCAAAACAATTACTACTGATCGCAAGGGGATCATCGCAGGTGAAGTCAAAATTCCTGTCAAAGATGGCATAATTCCCGCCTATCGGGCTAGACCTACTTTTGGCAAAGATTTCCCTGTCATCTTAGTTGTCCAAGAGATTTTTGGAGTTCATGCTTATATTCAAGATGTTTGTCGTCGCTTAGCCAAATTAGGTTATTTAGCGATCGCCCCTGAAATGTTTTATCGCCAAGGCGATGTGTCAAAACTGACGGATATTGCTGAGATTCGCAAAGTGGTTAGTAAAGTACCTGACGCGCAGGTAATGTCTGACCTTGATGCAACCGTGGCATGGGCGATGAAATCTGCGAAGGGAGATCCAAACAAACTGGGAATTACAGGTTTTTGCTGGGGTGGCCGAATCACTTGGCTCTATTCTGCCCATAACCCCAAAGTTAAGGCTGGGGTGGCATGGTATGGCAGACTAGTGGGCGAATCAACCGCACTCACGCCCAAACATCCCGTTGATATCGCCACGAGTTTACAAGTGCCAATTTTAGGACTCTATGGTGGCAAAGATACGGGCATTCCTTTAGATACGGTTGAGCAAATGCGCGATCGCCTTAAAGGTGGCAGTACCAAATCTGAGATCGTCGTTTATCCTGACGCGCCTCACGCTTTTCACGCCGATTATCGTCCTTCCTATAGACAGACCGAAGCCGAAGATGGATGGAAACGTTTACAGGCTTGGTTTAAGGAAAATGGAGTTGCCTAATCAAAAACTAAAATAACGCTTTGCAAGAAAAAAGAGCGCTTTGCGCTCTTTTTTCTTGCAAAGCTCTATCATGTAAAGGAGTGTAAAGTATTGTAAACAAATCGTATTTTCAAGATGCAAAATAAAGTTGTTGTCGTTGTCGGTGCAACAGGCGGAATTGGTGCGGCACTTGTACCAAAACTAGCTGAAGCAGGAGCGAAGTTAGTTCTTGTAGCTAGAGATGTTGATAAGTTAGAAGAGCTAGTCAACAATCTGGAAGATGACTACGACATTGAGGCGATCGCAGTTCCCACAGATATCACTAAGTATGAGCAAGTCGAAGCGATGGTGCAGAAAGCGATCGCCAAGTTTGGACAGATTGATGTCTTAGTGAATGCCGCAGGTGCGGGTGTGATGAAGCAATTCCTTCGCATTGAACCTCAAGAACTTGACCATATGCTGGATCTTAATCTCAAGGGAAATTTCTATACCAGTCAAGTGGTTGCTAATGCAATGAAGGATCGCAAGATTGGTCATATCTGTAATGTAATTGGCATTCTTGGCAAACATCCCATGGCTATGGCATCAGCTTATTGTGCATCAAAATTTGGGGCGATCGGATTTAGCAAATGTATGGCAGATGAGCTTCGTCGTTTGGGGATTAAGGTGACTCTATTTTATTTTGGGGGAATTGATTCGCCATTCTGGGATAATGTCAGCCTGAAGGTTGATCGCAGCAAAATGCTAACGACTGAAACAGCGGCAAATGCAATCATGTTTGCGCTCTCAGCCGATCCACAAGCCGTACCGATGGAAATCAATATTCAACCCGAAAGCCATTTATTCTTTTAAAACAAACCTCAAAAAGAAAAGGCTGCACTTCGTGGAGCCTTTTCTTTTTGGGTTTAATTGCTGAGAAGTATTTCTATCTCACCAAAATCAAGTTTAATGATAAAAAGCAAATTCTTATCTAGCTTTCTGTCAGCCTGTCTAAACTTGGAGATCAAAATGCAAAAGCGATATCTATATATATTGACTATAGTCGCCACTATCTTCTCGTTTGGCATAGCACTTAAAGCAACAGAAGTATTTCAATCACGGACAGTTAAAATACCTAGTCCATCTGAAATGTCAAAACTGGCGGATTCCTTCAGTCCCCAAGAAATCTCACAACTGGAAATCGACGATATCTTACGCGATCGCCTTCGATTTGATCCCCAATGGCAAGAAATCGCTCAAGCAATTCGCCAAGATATTATTGTTGCTAAATGGGGAAAAGATCCAGTTGAGAATCCAGTCTGGAAAAAATATGGAGCCAAGGCATATCCATTACTGAGTTATTATGCTAGCTCCCGTGATGATACTCGCCAAAAGTATGGTATCGAAGGAATTCGTCGTCTAGGTAAACCCTATACAACTCTGTGGCTGAGAGGACAGATTCAACGACGTTTGGCTTATCCTAACTTTTATGACATCGCTCCCTATACTTCAGAGGCTCAAAGCAAGGACTGGGAAAAAGAGTTTGGCTTGGATGATCCAAAAGTACGGGAAGAGTTAATCAGTCTTGCCAAAGCAAATCTTGAACCTCGGAATTCGCCGCAATATTACGACCAATTTAATCTAGGTTTTTTAACTCAATTACTAGGTTATGAAGCTGTGTATGGCAAAAACACCTACGAGAAGGACAAGAATTTTGTGGGTCTATCGGAATGGTTACAGTACGAGCAACTTCAAAAGCCTACAGATATTCAAGTCAAATCTGCGATCGCCCTCTATCAAAAGTTGTCTAGCGATGCCCAAGAGCATATTTTAGTTGAGCGATTAGGTGCTATCAAAGCAGGACAAATCACACCCTTCGCTCGCTCCTTCTTTCTTTCTTTAGCTAATGACCGCACTGCTAGCGATCGCATGTGGGCGATCGCAGAATTGGATCGACATGGTGATCCTCAAGGGACAGAAATCCTCAAAAATATTTTGAATAACGATCTATCTCAACTACATTCCCTCTCACGGATCGTCAGTTACGAAAATTTTGCGTCAAAAGGTGACTATGCCTATTACTTGCTGCTGGGAATGGTGGAGAAATATCCGCTATCAAAATTTGCGATCGCCTGTCGCGAATATGGTGATTTAACAGGTCGCTCTTATTTTGACGGTCAGCCCCGTAGTGAAGCAATTCTTGCTAGTAATGCCAAACGCTCTGAAAAAGAACGCCTTAGTGCATGGCAAGATTGGCTTAAGCGATATCCCGATCATTCGGGAGCCGATGATGCTAATCACTTCCTTGCCCTAAGCCTCCAAGACAACAATGATATTGTCGGAGCGATGCGCCTCTGGATCAAAGTTATGGCACAACCAATGGGCGATCGCGATGCTCTTTATCTTGCTTTTCCGCATGTTCGCACACTCCTTGATGTAGGTCTGTCCATTGAGCAAATGCAAACCCTCCTGCAAGAACCAGAAAATCAACCTATTGCATCACTTTTACAATATGCGATCGCTATTCAACATGCGCGATCGCACAACTATGCTAAAGCCCTAGAGATATCAGCAAATGTGCAACTAGAAGCTATGCCTGATCGCATCCTTGAAGCTTATTATTATCCGCAAGGACGACAGAGTTGGTCATGGCAATATAATCAGGTCGAAAATTTTAAGAAAGAAGCTCAATCATTATTGAGCGAACAAAAATTACGGTGGCAAAAACTCCGCCAATGGCAAATCGAAAATACTCCTGAATCACGATATCAGATTGCCTCCGATTGGGCAGGCATGGGAGGATGGAAAAACGGTTATTTACCAATCTGGGATGGTAGTCGCCTTTATCGCCTGCCGACAGATTGGGGCTGTCGCGAATGGTGGGTATGTGATGAATCTAAACGCAGTAATGCAGAAATCCTCGCTAAATATCAAGCTGGCAGTCAAAATGCGATCGCTCTTTCTCTCTATCAAAACTTGCTTGAGGATCGCAGTCTCCCGACCGAACTCCGAGAAAAATCTCTTTACATGGTAGCAATGACCCTACTTGCCCAGTGGGAAAACCACACTTTCTCAGAAACCCAACGTATCCATCCACCCGCAGGAGTGACGACTACTAAGCAATATCAACCAATGAGTAGACGTAGCTATTCTTACCAAGATTACGAGCAACGCGAAAAGAACATGCGTTCTGACTACCAAAGGCGCATTGATGGCATCATCACTGAGTTACAGGTGAAGTTTCCTCAGAGCCAATATATTGATGATTTGCTATTTTCGAGCTTCTTTCTCAGTGAGCAATCCAATTATTTACAACAATTGCTAGAGCGATATCCCAATAGCGATCGCGCTGCTGAGGCAAAGTTTCTTTTGCAATTAAAAGGGCAGGGATAGTTTTGAACGAACACCAATTAGAATGAAATAAACACAAATTTTTAAAGATAGATATGCAAAGGCAGCATCTATACATATTGTCTGTATGCGTAACTTTTTGCTTGTTTGGATTAGAGGTTAAGTCTGCGAAAATCTTTGATTCGCGTACCGACAAAATCCCTAGCCCTGCCGAGATGTCGCGACTTGCGGATTCCTTCAGTCCTGAAGAAATTGCCCAATTAGAAATCGATGACGTACTGCGCGATCGCCTACGCTTCGATCCGCAATGGCAAGAAATCGCTCAAGCCATCCGTCAAGACTTCATTCAGGCAAAATGGGGACGAGAAACAGTTGCAAATCCAGTTTGGAAGCGTTATGGAGCAAAAGCTTATCCTTTACTGAGCTATTACGCTAGCTTTGGTGATGGAACGAGACGAAAGTATGGTATTGAAGGTATTCGCAGCCTCGGCAAACCCTATACGACTATGTGGTTGCGTCAACAAATAAAACGAAAGATTACTCGTTTGGGTGGATATAGCGACGACTATAGATCGCTTTTTGAAGATGAATATAGTAGTTGGTGGAGTCAGACTATATCTTGGAAGAAGGATTTTGGCTTGGACGATCCTAAAGTAAGAGCAGAGTTGATTGCCTTAGCTAAAGCAAATCTGGAACCGAGAGATTCTCCACAATTCTATGGTTTTAACGCTCGTTTTTTAGAAAACCTGAGTGAATATGAAGCAGTTTACGGTAAAAATAATTATGAAGCTAAGGCTTTTGTAGGGGCATCTGAATGGGAGAAGTATGAGCAATTGCAAGATCCGACAGAAAGTCAAATAAATGAGGCGATCGCTTTATACCAAAAACAATCCACTGATGAACGAGACAAAATTTTGGTTGAGCGTCTGGGCAAAATTAAAGCAGGAGAGATTACTCCCTTCGGTCGTGCCTTCTTTCGCGCTTTAGCAAACGATCTCTCCACAGATGAGGAAAAGGCTAGAGATCGGATCTGGGCGATCGCCGAACTTGATCGGCATGGAGACGAGCAAGCGTCGGAAATCCTTCAAGATATTTTGGAGAATGACTTGCCAGAACTTTATCCCCTTACTTATCTTGCTGGCACATTAAATTATTCAGGAAGGCGTTGGCACGCTTATTTCTTACTTTTGGGAATGGTGGAGAAATATCCGCAGTCAAAATTTGTGAAAGGATTTCGCGAATATGGCGATTTAAGGGGACGTTCTTATTTTGGTAATGAGAAGCGTAGTCAAGAGATCCTCGATCACAATGCAAAGATGACAGCTCGGAAACGTCTCAATGCTTGGCAAGACTGGATCGATCGATATGGAGAGCATTCAGCGGCAGATGATGCCTCTTACTACCTTGCCTTAAGTTTACAAGACAATAATGACATTATGGGAGCGATGCGCCTCTGGATTAAAATAATGGCTCATCCAATGGGCGATCGCGATGCCCTCTATCTCGCCTTTCCCCATATTCGCATCTTGCTAAATGTTGGCTTGTCTATCGAGCAAATGCAAATACTTTTGCAAGAACCAGAAAATCAACCATTAGCTCCTTTCTTGCAATATGCGATCGCTATCCAATACGCGCGATCGCAAGACTATGCCAAAGCTCTAGAGACTGCCGAAAATATAAAACTAGAAACACTTCCCGATCGCATCCTTGATGCATATTTCTATCCTCAAGATCCTAGTCGAAAGCATTACAGTTGGTACGATCGAGTAGCTAGGTACAAAAAAGAAACTCAATGGCTGCTGAGCGAACAAAAACTACGCTGGCAAAAGCTCCTCCAATGGCAAATCGAAAATACACCCGAATCGCGCTATCAAATTGCTTCAAATTGGGCAGGTATTGGCGGATGGAAAAACGGTCGTCTAAATTTGCCAGTCTTACGCGGTTATCTGCCGCATAGTGCAAATGCGATCGCCATCTCTATCTATCAAGAACTACTCGAAGACAGCAGCACATCCCCAATAGTTCGCGAAAAAACTTTATATATGCTGGCTATGACTTTAATTGACCAGTGGGAAAACCACAATCCCTCAGAAATCCTTCCTCCCGCAGGAGTAACTGCAACGGTAAGCTTTAATCAATTCAACAGCAGTTTTGAAAGAATCTTATCTACACTCCCAGCAGCCATAGGTAAACGTTTTAACTTGGATGACTTGCCAAGAAGCTTACGCTCTGAATATCAAAAACGGATCGATGAGATTATCGCTGAGTTACAGGCTAAGTTTCCTCAAAGCACATATATTGACGATTTGCTATTTTCTAGCTTCTTTCTCAGCGACCAACCTCACTATTTACAAACAATACTGGAGAGATATCCCAATAGCGATCGGGCTGCCGAAGCAAAGTTTCTCCTTGGATTAAAAAAATGGCAATTAGTAAGAGAGAGGGTACTTTATATGACCTCTTTCTTCTAAAAAAAAATAAAATAGTGAGAATTCTTTCCAAACTATTGCGAGTTCTCTCAAAACATGATAGAACGAAATGATGAGTTTCTTCCATCATAAGCAAACGTATGAAGAAACAAGCTAATCTAATCAATTAATCATTACTATCTTTTTGGTTTCCGTAATATGACTATAGATCTACCTGTAACCTTACAGCCAGACGGCTTTGGCGCGACTTTACAAGCTTTGCATAGCAGTTTGCAAGGATTCCTCTCTGAATATGAAGATAAAGTTGCTCAAGCCCGTGCCCAACTCGCCCATGTTGAAGCTCTTCTAGGCACATTACCCGCCGAAGCTCCTAAGACCAAAGCTAAAAAGAAAGAAGTCGAAGTTGTCGCTCCTGTTGTTGCTCCCGTCATCATTGCTGAAGTTCCACCCGCCCCTACTAAAGGACGCAAACCTAAAGCCGTCGCTAAGCCTGAAGTTGCTCCTACCGCCAAAGGAAGAGGAAGAGGACATCGTCGTGGCTCTTTGACAACTCGTCCTGCCTATGATGGTCTTACCCTCACAGAAGCGATCGAAAAGATTTTGAATGAACGCCAAGGTCAAGCTGTAAATGCTGATGACGTGGTCAATATCCTTTACGGTGATCTAACTGAGACTGTCTTCCGCGTTGCTAAGGAGCGCGTCACCAAAAACCTCTCTAAGGGCAAAGGCGAAGATAGATGGAAGCGTGTTCCTAACCAACTTGGTTACTACACATTATCTTTAGAAACCTTGAAAACAGTCCCTACCTCTACCATTAAGAGAGGTAGAGCTGCATCTGTGAAGACTGAAGCTCCTGCTCCTAAAGTAGCCAAAGCTGCTAAAACTGCTGCTAAAACTGCTGCTAAGGCAGCTCCAGCTCCTAAAGCAACTAAAGCAGCCAAAGCTCCTAAGGCTTTAGCAACCAAAGCTCCTAAGGCTTTAGCAACCAAAGCCTCTCCTAAAGCTGCGGCTCCAAAGGCAGCTCCTAAGGCTTCAAAAAAAGCTGATGCTGAAGCATCTAAGGCTTCACAGCCTAAGAAGTCTGGACGCATGAGTTCTCTGATTATGCGCCCTCTCTATCAAGGCAATACCTTAACTGATGCGATCGAGAAGGTTTTGCAAGAGCGTAAAGGCGAGTTTGTCAATGCTGATAGCGTTGTCAAAGCTCTGTATGGTGATCTCTCAGCAGAAAACTTCCGTCAAGCAAAGGATCGCGTTACCAAAAACTTGTCTAAGGGCAAGCTGGATGGCAAATGGGAGAGAGTTCCTAACCAGTTGGGTTACTATACCTTGTCGATGTCTGCGGTCAAGGCATAGGTCAATGGCTCGTTAGCCTGTAGGGGTTTTCATTCTGCCTTTGGCATAGGATTGATGTTTGAGTTTCAAATGAGTGCATACTCATTTGAAACTCAAACATCAAAAAACAAAGACTCGCAATGCGAGTCTTTGTTTTTTGCTTGTGTTAGGTGTAATCATGCTTTAGAATATCCAACGGGAGAGATGGCAGAGTGGTCGAATGCGTTCGACTTGAAATCGAATGTTGTGAAAGCAACCGAGGGTTCGAATCCCTCTCTCTCCGTAAACACAAAAAGACGGGCCACCTATTAGGTAGCCCGTCTTTTTGTGTTTAATCTTTTTCTATTTTCACCATCACTTTATCTTCAGTGATTGATAAGAGTACAGGTGGCTCTTGAGCAGATTGGAGAGTAGGTTGACTAGGTTTTGAAGATTGAGGTTTATTTGCATTGCGCCAGCTGATAAATCTTGCCTTAAGCCATCGGAATGCAGGGGGCGAAGCAAACCATAGAACTACACCGCTTAGAATAATTGAACTAATCCTAACAACTCCAGAGACTAGCGCCTCTAGGGGAATTAATGTGCCTGCGTAGTAAGCGACTCCAGTGGTGACTGTTGCCCAAACGATCGCCCCTGTGGCGTTAAAAAATAGAAATCGAGAGTATGGCATCCCTGACAAGCCCGCCATTGGACCAGCAAAGATTCGTAGAATAGCTATAAAGCGCCCAAAAAAGACGGCCCGATCAGCGCTACCGCGAAATTTTTCACGTGCGATCGCAATTTCATCGCTGGGCATCCGAAACAACTTGCCGATTTTTTCTAATGCTGGCAAGCCTCCCCAACGTCCTAACCAGTAACCTGCACTGTCTCCTAAGATCGCTCCTGCGACAGTGCATAGCAAAACTAATGGATATCGCAACTCACCATTTCCAGCTAAAAATCCACCAACTAAGGTGATCGTCTCCCCTGGTAATGGGATACCTGCATTCTCAAGCATGATGCCTAAGAATATAATCCAGTATCCATACTGCTGCGTCCATTCTTGAATAATTTCTAGCGAAAAAAACTCAAAATGCATGAGTTATGACTCAAAGTTTGATTTATTAAAGGGTTTATGCGAAATTGTTACTTTTTGTATCATTATAGGCGGTTATCGCGATCGCAAATCAGTTGTTGTTGATTTGTATCTTAAGCATTACCTCTTTTGAGCTTACATTGCTTTGCACTCATACATGAACCAACAAATTTTTTGAAAGTCTCGCAAAGCAAGACTTTCAAAAAATTTGTTGTGGCTCTTTTGATTTGAAATTGCTAAAAAAAGCTATAGGTTGATAGATATCGCGTTAACAGGACATGCAGTAATGCATTGTTCGCACACCACACAGCGAGATCGCAGAAAGTTAAGCTGAAAAGTCTTCGGATCGAGGGTCAATGCTTCAGTGGGGCAAACACCAGTACATAAGCCACAATCGACACAGGCAGTATCATCGATCACAATTTCGCGCCCATGTAATGAAACCTCTATATCTTGCGATCGCATCCAGTCCATCGCTTCTTCAAGTTGGTCAATATCGCCTGATAGCTCCAGCACCATTTTGCCAACTTTATTGGGGGCAACTTGGGCGCGAATTATATTGGCGGCAATATTAAAATCTTTGGCAAGCCGATAGGTGATCGGAATGCTGATTGATCGCTTGGGGAAGGTAAGATTAACTCTTTTTTTCATGATTGGTGCTTTTTGAAGATTCCCGCCCTAATAACCAGAAATACATCGCTTTGTATTTTGCCTATGGCAAAATACAAAGCCAAAAACCTCACTGAGATTGATTTTTGTTTTGCGAATATGTTCAGCACACATTCACAAAGTGTTGTATTAATTATGAAACCAATTTTGATGTTTTTACGATCAAATCTCAAGCAAAAAAATAGAAGGGCGCT
This window of the Pseudanabaena sp. BC1403 genome carries:
- a CDS encoding DedA family protein translates to MHFEFFSLEIIQEWTQQYGYWIIFLGIMLENAGIPLPGETITLVGGFLAGNGELRYPLVLLCTVAGAILGDSAGYWLGRWGGLPALEKIGKLFRMPSDEIAIAREKFRGSADRAVFFGRFIAILRIFAGPMAGLSGMPYSRFLFFNATGAIVWATVTTGVAYYAGTLIPLEALVSGVVRISSIILSGVVLWFASPPAFRWLKARFISWRNANKPQSSKPSQPTLQSAQEPPVLLSITEDKVMVKIEKD
- a CDS encoding NIL domain-containing protein, translated to MKKRVNLTFPKRSISIPITYRLAKDFNIAANIIRAQVAPNKVGKMVLELSGDIDQLEEAMDWMRSQDIEVSLHGREIVIDDTACVDCGLCTGVCPTEALTLDPKTFQLNFLRSRCVVCEQCITACPVNAISINL
- a CDS encoding SDR family oxidoreductase; this translates as MQNKVVVVVGATGGIGAALVPKLAEAGAKLVLVARDVDKLEELVNNLEDDYDIEAIAVPTDITKYEQVEAMVQKAIAKFGQIDVLVNAAGAGVMKQFLRIEPQELDHMLDLNLKGNFYTSQVVANAMKDRKIGHICNVIGILGKHPMAMASAYCASKFGAIGFSKCMADELRRLGIKVTLFYFGGIDSPFWDNVSLKVDRSKMLTTETAANAIMFALSADPQAVPMEINIQPESHLFF
- the gpmI gene encoding 2,3-bisphosphoglycerate-independent phosphoglycerate mutase, with translation MQTGSVSPLVLIILDGWGYREETEGNAIIAANTPVMDSLWSTYPKTLLQASGKDVGLPKGQMGNSEVGHLNIGAGRVVPQELVRISDAVDDGSLLTNSVLVQVCEKVRANHSKLHLIGLCSDGGVHSHIDHLLGLLDLAKSQQIDDVCIHVITDGRDTLPHSGINFIKLLQAHIKKIGVGRIVTVSGRYFVMDRDKRWDRVQKAYEVMTNDQITTELTEPTDLLEAAYKEKVTDEFLPPTRVAHGAIASGDGVICFNFRPDRSREITQALVANNFTGFERDYIEDLTYTTFTQYDSALPVPVAFLPQNLTNLLGPVVAKHGLKQFRLAETEKYAHVTYFFDGGLEEASEGDDRVLVNSPRVSTYDQEPAMSASEVTRIASEAIAKRIYSLIVINYANPDMVGHTGNFEATVKALEHVDKCLGKLLSSISNAGGTALITADHGNAEYMCDEHGNPWTAHSSNPVPFILIEGEGCKIYGHGADVKLKPSGGRLADIAPTILEILKVPQPEEMTGISLLETAIYELQSVKTPVKIGK
- a CDS encoding dienelactone hydrolase family protein, producing MPKLTRRKFIAISSLTAGFAIAVQPISAKTITTDRKGIIAGEVKIPVKDGIIPAYRARPTFGKDFPVILVVQEIFGVHAYIQDVCRRLAKLGYLAIAPEMFYRQGDVSKLTDIAEIRKVVSKVPDAQVMSDLDATVAWAMKSAKGDPNKLGITGFCWGGRITWLYSAHNPKVKAGVAWYGRLVGESTALTPKHPVDIATSLQVPILGLYGGKDTGIPLDTVEQMRDRLKGGSTKSEIVVYPDAPHAFHADYRPSYRQTEAEDGWKRLQAWFKENGVA